Within Hydractinia symbiolongicarpus strain clone_291-10 chromosome 11, HSymV2.1, whole genome shotgun sequence, the genomic segment CAGTTTGATGAGAATAAACATTTGACTGACCGTGTACAAATTGAAAAGGTTCTTCAAGAGGCTGAAGCAAAATTCGAATATTTTAGGCATCCAGCACCTTACATTTGTAAGTACTGTTTCTTATGTTGCAAAGTCTTTTTACTCATAGCACAGTGCCAATGTAATATCTTGCTATGGTCAACACTTTTGAGAGTCGCcctgaaaaaaacacaaaaacgcTAAGTTTTAAAGAAACACAAACTTTTGCCTGAAATAGCCTGcatccattttaaaaataaaagaaatgttaCTTTTTGGTTGTAGTGCACCAATGTTTTTTCAGAACCCTAGCGTACAGAGTTACTATTTTGCCAATTTCgccagaaataaataaattctgttTGTGCCACAGTCAGCCGTTTACACTCGCTTTTATTGATTTACGGCTCTTTTTGTTTTGGATAAGCGAAGCAAACTTCCGTGGACGGCTACACTGTCTCTTTCCCAGACTTGTGATTCGCTGATCCTTTTTGTCCTCGCTACTGTGGTAAAACTTCGCCAGACTTCATTTTGATAGATCTAAGGAGATTTACTTTGTAAACTCAATTTTTTTACCTAGGCACTCACAAGCGACTTAGAAATTAGTATTAAGCTGAGTTACATAGATTACCCAGAATATCTTGTTTCTTTTTCACAGTTAAAAACCTAGCTGACGAAATTGTACCCATGCTGGCAAAATTGTACCACTCAGGGTTCCATTTTTCCAGGCCATTGTGATACGCGGCCTGTTGGTGTCCGGCTGTGTTTAATATCCAAAATAATAATCCAGGGCGGTGCAACTCAAAGCGATAAGATAAGTACTATTTTTTCGTAAAAAGTGGCAAAATTGTACCATCGTACGCTAGCTAGTGTCAAGACATATTAAATTCCCAAACATTTCAGTAAAACTTACCTAAAACACTATGCGCTTATAATATAGTGCCGGTTTTTTACTAAACGATAGTTAAATTCATGCGGCATAACATGACTCTCACTTGTATTACTCCAGTTTATCCACCCCCTGCGTATTGAAGAAGCTCTTAACCCATCAAAGCCAGGTTATGTGTAAGTTCATCATATTGTTTTTTGAATGTCTGTTGTTGTGTTCGCATTCGAGAGTAATTATATCATAATTTCTCTTCCACTGCCTGTATGTGACTGAGATCCCTCATGGACCCCCCTTGATCTGGCgaacttatatatctacaacCACAATACAATGTTCAGTGGTTGCCAGACCTGTGAATTTTGCTTTAAAGCTTCACTACCTGCTATGTTGGAGTATATACAATGTGGTAAGTGCCATGCTGGCTGTGGGAATTTAAAGTCTGAAAAGCAACAAGGGGGTTGACTTGAGGGCCTTTCAACTAAGTTCAGGTTTATTTCAACATTACTTTGTCTATGAAAACAAGATTTATGTTGGCTAAACTTGCCTTTCCTATTGACAGGAGTGTTCATTAAGGATGCATGACGTCAAGCCTTATATCCCAAAAGTCCTGCTCATAACTTTGACGAAAACATAATGGCAGATATAGTAGTGGGATAGTATCACAAACAAACTTGTTGGGGAAAGTTAGTTTGTGATACAGTTTTCAAAATCCTTCGTTTGATTAGCcaagttaactaagctttcttcaaggtttttctttgaataaaatgagttgctCTGGCAGAGCAAATCCCGAAAATTCAAATTCACCTCACAGCAAACCttaattaaaatcaaccaatgagcACAAAGCCGGTgtggtcacatcttaccctcttaaataatacaagaattaaatatatttgattGGATGAGTGAGGCCATTTCCccctaaaaacaaaagatttccgATATTGATCATGAAAGTAACAAACAAAGTAACCAAAAAGCGCAGCCAGTATTCTAACTGTATGAAATTTACTTGTAATTTCTCCCGCCTTAAATATTACGGTTTCCCAGTGGTTGTGGGTTTCGTGGCTATTATTTGATACAATTTGATATATAGTTTATTAAGTCACACAATTCTGTAAAACTTTGAAAGTTCCCTTTTTTGTGGTAGAGTTAACGAAATTGAAAGTTCTGTTTTGCATCTCAGGAATAATTTGCTCAATAAGTAATGGAACGGGGTTGTATTTTCTGTGTGTTTTTGCATTTCAGGAATAATCACACGATGACCTATATTGTTTGTTTGGCGCTTCTTCTACAGTGCAAATTATATCGTAATTGCACTCTGCGCAGTGCAAATATTTCTTAATTGCACTCTAGAATCttaactaataatttaaaaaatatatatgatgtTATAAATTCGAACTATAATAAAAAAGCTTATAAAACAATAAGGCTCTTTAAATCTAAAcaagagaaagaaaaacatTCGATATAGAATTTTCTATATCGAATTTTCTAAAGCGTTTGCTTGTCGTTTAAAATAATTACTGTTGCTTTTGGATTCATACCcatcaatatttattttctcgCGTTTTATGATGAGTCAAAAAAAGATATCTTTACAATGAATCGAACTAATTATAAATCGggtaataaaaaatcaaaatattaaaattgacaTCCTGTGCTACTCTTACAAAAAATAGTTCATTGTGTGATTAGCTCGTAATCTAACGTTTACTCGTGCAATTGGAAATAATCGAActcgtaattattttttttggtttttaaatttatcctcCTCGAAACTCGGAAaattaaaaggaaaaagaaatacTCGTTTGATTATTTCCTAATTACACTCGTAAACGTGCGATTACATATACTGATATGGGTGAATTTGGAAAGTGTAGAAGTTTTCTAAAGAATGCTGATGCTTTATCAGCATGCttgtagctaactagctatataacgTATAAAGGGTGTATGAGGCAAAATAATGAACAATGAAAATTTTATGCATGTTACTCCTGAGATGCagataagttttaaaaaagattcctTCAACCTGTATAAAGTTTTTGATCCAACGTTGGTGTTGTACTACAATCAAAATgtatgtttttcaaatttttaaaaaaagtatttttaaaaacgcTGAACTTTTAAGTTGTATGCAAATTATCAGAACCCTCGTAGCATGTATGATAATATTACATGGATATTTTGGAGTTGTTTAGCAAGTGTTTTCTTTCTCGCTAttctaattaaattttgcagttTACGAAAAAACATGGTATTTCTTGTTAAACATGCGtattaagtttttaaagttAGTATGCAAAACAAGAAATTAACTTCCTTTGGGCTAAAAAGGGACCGttttaaatcaaaatcgaatttcaaGAATTATTGTCGCCATAacgatatgtttttatttttagcacctAAAGCACCAGGCGGCTCAAAATTCGAACGAAATGTACCACCTCCTCCAAATGTAAggcatttttatttatattaatatttcgtaaacaaaaaatatatcttcCATCAAACATTTTAAGGTTACAGCATCAACGTATTCTTGTTTAAATTTAGCCGTTTGTTGTTGGTGCACAATACGTTTTCACATCACTAGAGATGGTCGGCTAACAGTAAATTCTTTCAGTGCTTTTCTTATTTGTGGCTTAGACTGagtttgaagatttttaaaaatcgattTGCAACTACTTTAAcagacatttttaaattaagctccgtaaaaatattttccagttaattctcgcaaaacattttattggctattttgcgaaataaatttTCGTGAAAGGAACATATACAAAGGTAAAGACGGGGAGTGTTTAGTAGGAGAGGTGAATTGCGCTGTGGCACGGCTGCTGATTAAAAGTTCAGATGCCAGTGTTGATTTTGAAGACCAGACCGACTGGCTTGGTCTTCTCCACACAAAAGTGTCCTTACTATTATTTTACATTACATCTAACAGCTATCATGACAAGAAAAAAGTCCTGAACAAACACTACGAATgttttgacattaaaaaaattcgtagagtaacaaaaaattgatgtgaatatttttcacaaaaaagaaCTGTGAATTGACACCTAAAAAATTTACAGCAGGTCGACACAGCAGACTTGTTATAAATACCAGCTTTGTTTAAATCTTTGAGAGTGCTAAATTATTTATGATTgagtatttttaaacatttttcaaacggggggctaaattaaaaaacagtgGAATATCTTTCTCTTTATTGTGATGGCCAGGGATCAATACtcacaaaatattgaaaaaagaaagttgaaattcaaataacaaaatttttaaataaaattttatgtctAACATAATTTTACTATTTTATACTGCTGATGGAACTTACTTAAAtttgtgaataaaaataaaagagtaaAGATTCGTCATTaaagatgaagccaccatattgcGCGTTCTGtttgttgttgaatgtttccggtctttatatttatcaaatttggcgccattCTCATCCTAACAAATTCATCGTTGAAAGCGCgtagtatgttgtggaaaaaGGACTCATAACATGAAGAAATTATTGTTTGTCATGACAATTCTTTCTTAAGTTCAAAGAATTTTAAATGATGATTAAAAAtgctgttactactatagtacgtaaaatattcttggttattTTGAGTCAAATTAATCCTACTTATTTTCATCCCATACACCTatgaaaattctgtaaaatgTTGTCAGGAAGTTATATAGatacttagttgtgaaatatagtaagttattttttggctgccacaaaataattgtttcttcgcctctcctttaataaaaaaacatgtttttttcctCAGGTTACATTTCTACAGAATCTTTAAAATTCGCAAATTGGGCGGTTTTCCAGTCACGAAAATTTCTGTCATTTGTGTTGTATTTTCAGGCTTTAGAGATGCTACCAATGGAAGAGGAATGGTACAAAGAAATGATGGATTGGGCAAATGGCAAAGATTAATAAAACTGTTGTAAATTAttattcatttctttgtgtataaaaattatttctacaAAAAAAGTTACGTAATACGTTCCTCGTCCTTGCGATATAAAAGTCAAACATAATAAATACTGCGTTAATGAGTTTTATCTCCtctattttgtttacatatgaAAACTTTATCAATCTCCTTTTTCTTTATACCAAATTACAGACAGtaaaagaaattattatttGAGTGACGGtccatgtcaaaaaaaaaattcttgttttcacTGTAAACATAATATTTTTGAGGATTCTGCTAATTATGTCTCCACGTACTGGTATATCTTCTGCAACATATGCGGCGAGGGAAATAATTATAGTTTATAAGTTTCATGAAAATCGACTGTTGTAACAAAGTAACAAAATTTTCCcatgaaaattgaaaaagaacTATTTTATCAATGCCATATGTCATCATTGTTAAACGCTACAGGATTTTCTTGTTAGttttatggaaatatttttttaattgtatgaagttaaatattataaaatatatagcaGTTGCTATGTAAATGTTTATGACGGTCGATTCTTTAGGTAGGTAGCACTTTTGAAGAATTATTTCCTCGTCGTCAAATACGCCCTAAATACAAAGTAAATAATGACGATTATTATTTCGTACttttttgataatattttttgacactAATATTTGACACTAATATTTGACACTCGGTTTATTGTTTGGTGGGAGAGGGCAACGCAAACGGAATTACAGTGAGTTGAAAGTTATTTGccttgtttttatattacatTTCTTAAATTAGGTAGTAATTGAACCTTACTAGAACTATGCTTGGGTTGTTTATATTTCTCCATGAAAACGAAGGTACGCTTAATTCCCAAGTTCCTTTACGATTCACGAAACATCCGTGGTGCGCATGACCACTCAAGACAAAGGCTGGATTTATCATTTGCAAAATAAAGTCTGTTGATTCCTCTGAAAGAACATCCCAACTCTCTTTGTTCTCAATGTTTTGCAAGTGTTTTGACGGGCCATCTTCTCCTATGCACATGGCTTCGTTCTTTCTGTACAGGGGAAAATGCTAGAAGCAAAACGTtaataaaattagttttaaagtCTTGTTCTATTTCTCTCtttcttataacatttatatgctATGTTTTTTACTCTTCAGTTTAAGAAAATAACCTTAGAAAATGAGTGCTGCAAAGGGTCGAAAAGAACTTTTTGAATTGTTAAACAAGTTGGCAATTGTCACAGAAACAGTAGAACATCCTGCTGTTTTTACTGTCGAAGCGATGATGGAACATTTGGGTAACATTAACGGTTTAATTACAAAGAATCTGTTCATGAAGGACAAAAAGAAACGACTGTGGTTACTGACTGCAGTTCATTCTCAAGAGGTCAAGTTGAATGACGTAGCTAAAAAGCTCGGGGCGTCTGGTGGCTTACGACTTGCTGACGAGGCGATTATGATTGAAAAATTAGGCGTGGCCCAAGGTTGTTGTACACCACTATCAATTTTTAACGATGTCGGCAATGACGTTAGGCTAGTTGTCGATTCGAAGCTGTTAGAAGATGGTATCAAAGTTTTTTCGCATCCACTAGAAAACACAGCCACTACGGGTATGTCATCGGAAgatcttaaaaaatttattgcagcCACTGGACACGAAGCTATTTCATTGAACTTTGATGAACTATGAATGAATTTTTAACACAGCGTCCTGCTTTATTTATATtagatatttataaaaataattaaaataataaaaaaaatatccctTCGCTTACCAATGTTATTTTTAATCTCTGGTTAGATGTCTTAATACGTCAGTTTAATTTTGGCGCATCTTTTTGAAATTGACGATggtcaaaatttgcaaaaatttcttgTGCCGTATTAAGGTGTGAGAGTTAGAATGGCTGCTCGATAACATATGTAGCTACCTAGTATATTGGCACAGGAACAAAATCTTGATTACCACGTCAAGAAAACACGAAATGCCAGCACAAATAGGAATTGCAATGGAATATGGGAGGGAATGTACTAGAACTGGTAATTCTAAATAATTTACCTACTTGCATTGAATCACTTAATATCAGATATCAGCAATTATAAACAAGTTACCTGCAAGAGAACGGCGTTTCCATTTGTTTTACATCGTATCACATCTTTTTCTTTACGGCAATTTGATTTCTCTTTGTTTAAAGTTAATCGCTCGTTTAACATTTGTATTTCATGTTTTGCACGCTCACAAAATGTACAGCCCTCATCTTGCTTCATCGACATGGAATTTATAGTCACAAATCTAGAAGTTGAAAATTTAAGGTAAGAAGTTTTGCGAAAGATTGTCGTTGCATACCCGAGAATCAGCGACCTTCCCTCACAGGACTTTTTTATTCCAGGGAACCAGCTTTGGATATATACCTAAGAGTTTCgaggaaaaaacaacaataacgcCACCCTAGGGCAGTGTTTAAGGGCCGATGTCATGTGAGCCATAAATTATTTTCATGCTTAACCACAAATTGCAACTACACGAAAAGCTTTTACATTAAAGAAATCTTGAAAGATGTAGTCTtcgtttctaaaaaaattttgtaaagcaCATTGAGGGTTACAATATTCTTGCATTTGTGGAGACGGGCGAAATAAGTTACTTACGTAATGTTGTGAATTTTGATCAAGTTGACTGATGATTCGATCCCAAACGTCTCCTTAAAGCGCATCCACTTGTCCATGTCTCTCAAAATCCTGAAAACAAAGGAGAAATCTTCGCGGTATTGTTAACTTTTCCCTCTGTTTCCTAATTGCAAAATTAACGTGAATCCCATTTTATCGTAAAATTATTCTGCACATATCCTACTCGATGGACAATTACTTCTTAAAATAAGCTCTGCTCATAAGACTTTTTGAGATTTCCCCTAGTTGTAGCCAGAAAGAGAATGCCATCTAATAGCAGTCAAAATTTTCGGTGAAAGAAAGAAAGACTAAAAAAGTTGGACTTTTCTGTGCATTTAGTTGCCCATCAATCACAAAATATTGATCATGTTACTGTTGTTTAGTTTGGAAGAACATTAAAGGAACAATTTTCTCCAGCCTACGAAATGTAAAATAAAGGGaaataactttcgcgaatggcctCTTTTCCTTAAACCTTTATACAATAAGGATATGAGAGATATATAACTGAAATTTtatcaaacaaaacaaataaaaatttgcgaaaattaacttTAACGATTAGCTTATTTCAACATGGTTTAAGGGAATAAACTTTCACGATTTTcgccttttaaaaaattttcgtaACTTGTATGTAACTCGTTTAATAAAGCAATGCTTTTTTGAGTGCTGAAATGGTTGGGAATGCTCAGTTCACCAAATAAATTGTGAATTGTGGTAATAGTTTTGTTAATTTCTATTATTTAGATTTCTTCTTTGATGTTGAGCATTTCAATATATTTCTACAGCACTCTCTTACAAtagcatttaaaataaaaatctattttattttataatttttaagacaatattttGGCCTTTACCTTCAAATTATCAATGGCAATGAACTTATCTGAAAATTTGCGCTTTGTAACGCATAATTATGTGTTGTTTTACCCTTGAGATATATTTTGACACTTTCAGCTCACTTGAGGAAAAAGCATGTGAATTATCCATCCAGATACAATCATTTGTTAAAAATCTATTGCTTACGTGCCATGAAATCCAATGTCGTGGTTACCAACAACTATCTTTAACTTTTCATTTTTTGCCATATAAAATATTCTTTCACGGAATCTGTGCATGTAATAACCCCAttccttaaaataaaaaatatagtaaaAGCTTCTGTTTCCACTACAGCTGAAATAATAGCTATTAGCGCTCTAACAACAATATACCTTGTCATCTACTATTTCGCCCTCGTCGAACAAATCTCCGAGAATAAACACTATATCGGGATTTAACAGATTATTGCTAGCTTGGAAAGCTCTTTGCATTTGCCATTCCCGTCGCAGCTTATCAAACCAATGGCCACGAAATGGACCCAGCAAATGTGGGTCTGCaataaaaaacgttttaagTTTTTTCGTTGCATGTGAGTTGCTTTGGTTGTTTTTGTCCGACCAGGAACATTTATTCATAGCGATTTGATATATAAAGTATTCACAAAATACGAATGTA encodes:
- the LOC130614897 gene encoding uncharacterized protein LOC130614897 — encoded protein: MVFITLCHNWELASKSKMAARVNPLSLARQLTHQQRVTRLYRNSLKHLLSWTMSREIWRPHAVVMRSQFDENKHLTDRVQIEKVLQEAEAKFEYFRHPAPYISPKAPGGSKFERNVPPPPNALEMLPMEEEWYKEMMDWANGKD
- the LOC130614893 gene encoding metallophosphoesterase 1-like, with product MCFKRLFLIDILMIIITFVFCEYFIYQIAMNKCSWSDKNNQSNSHATKKLKTFFIADPHLLGPFRGHWFDKLRREWQMQRAFQASNNLLNPDIVFILGDLFDEGEIVDDKEWGYYMHRFRERIFYMAKNEKLKIVVGNHDIGFHGTILRDMDKWMRFKETFGIESSVNLIKIHNITFVTINSMSMKQDEGCTFCERAKHEIQMLNERLTLNKEKSNCRKEKDVIRCKTNGNAVLLQHFPLYRKNEAMCIGEDGPSKHLQNIENKESWDVLSEESTDFILQMINPAFVLSGHAHHGCFVNRKGTWELSVPSFSWRNINNPSIVLGVFDDEEIILQKCYLPKESTVINIYIATAIYFIIFNFIQLKKYFHKTNKKIL
- the LOC130614896 gene encoding prolyl-tRNA synthetase associated domain-containing protein 1-like; its protein translation is MSAAKGRKELFELLNKLAIVTETVEHPAVFTVEAMMEHLGNINGLITKNLFMKDKKKRLWLLTAVHSQEVKLNDVAKKLGASGGLRLADEAIMIEKLGVAQGCCTPLSIFNDVGNDVRLVVDSKLLEDGIKVFSHPLENTATTGMSSEDLKKFIAATGHEAISLNFDEL